One window from the genome of Candidatus Aminicenantes bacterium encodes:
- the lspA gene encoding signal peptidase II, producing the protein MTTKGKSVYFTIILAIIAVDQASKWLVAKTVPLESTRTLVKGFFRIWHVRNSGAIWGFFNSHGSQWVPTVITVLAIAALLIVGYFFLRSPKNSRLELTAYAFILGGALGNIIDRLRLGFVVDFFDAYVTSHHWPTFNCADSCITIGVLLLAASLWRGTCTPS; encoded by the coding sequence TTGACGACAAAAGGTAAATCGGTTTATTTCACCATCATCCTGGCCATCATTGCCGTCGACCAGGCCAGCAAGTGGCTGGTCGCCAAGACCGTCCCGCTGGAATCGACGCGGACCCTGGTCAAGGGCTTTTTCCGCATCTGGCACGTGCGCAATTCGGGAGCGATCTGGGGATTTTTCAACAGCCACGGCAGTCAGTGGGTGCCGACGGTCATCACCGTCCTGGCCATCGCCGCGCTGCTGATCGTCGGTTATTTTTTCCTGCGCTCGCCCAAAAACAGCCGCCTGGAGCTGACCGCCTACGCCTTCATCCTGGGCGGCGCGCTGGGCAACATCATCGACCGCCTGCGCCTGGGCTTCGTGGTCGATTTCTTCGACGCCTACGTCACGTCCCACCACTGGCCCACCTTCAACTGCGCCGACAGCTGCATCACCATCGGCGTGCTGCTGCTGGCCGCGTCGCTCTGGAGAGGCACATGCACCCCATCCTGA